A genome region from Halococcus salifodinae DSM 8989 includes the following:
- a CDS encoding DEAD/DEAH box helicase, which yields MKDPAARAEQMQEAYHDYFVGRGGRAARTVANRLVEGEDALTGMRGPYLQALDIPNWSGRSWDAFARSEYLEPHIRRAFTKIGFERLYDFQERSIEAILDGDDTVITAATGRGKTEAWLIPILNRILKNKRYGQSDDDTSVKATLIYPTKALAQDQLKRLLQYLYLINKQLTSEQQITVGIYDGDTPRNVGESGAEGYLNATFRHFECPGYNDELAKCQDCGGGVRIRNTGARFKLIPEKAHCEDDDPNDVPLDFLRLTKNDILEDGVDILLTNPDTINYRLINTNAEDEHERFIYEPEFLVFDEVHTYDGLFGSYTSMLMKRVRSLREERGVDDLQLIASSATVENDLELFQKVSGAVDVNQVSESPRGLDGNVPEKVPEALTSYSLSVDRILRAMTAPDDVVPGLDAFDYTLEDASRYDRTRRETLVSDALFDHLTEVENDPGAQVVRYVHQLLYDEPLTQSQLHDELATVLDLDAEEASTLVSNVRTLGELSGMLENRSHVFSWPIDGFYTCPLCDATYRSPQDDCRECGFDFVTRSTYCRHCSDEHLVAWYCPSCDQLEPYTPTEHGTIDQDEEHVCRRCEDVRDDIVQMVRATFQPFLECRNCRHRTERTTIRDCPECDSKTVRTEEESFTCVNPQCEATQEAERVCENCDGTDFALATIDGRFDCPDCGETYEHPKQAPDQCVDCGSSLSLTRFLPWVCDNSDCSRIHFEESPNRCDCGSSTFVKRGLFEIHHDQHCRSCETAFIGDEGCECDDPDVYPRTGHHQAYKTIDIHGRIHTMSSQRSAVPCPHPYARYEIDRRFDELMRGPSNLAVTTSQYMLRRVADEEGQQAAKLLSFADSHRDMKELSRDFSEPEAETLLDQLVIESISSHNGGNQWNTFDQVLEDTADIVDEVNDALEPPQVTRSVEFDLLSRLKDQPRKRWDDGDALRDRLARRALKHTYSQRLGERDGSLAEEGLIDVRFAPGLDDLANDERTIVRELADEGNDYRVANFDQPSPDQSAEAVIEELVDRNILAYGNTEEYVSFDPSALAITAAGDGDGIRFDPELERYYTTLDHQFGLDTQAAVRSETSLAERASISHPRFTQRAHRAEHSQTRILISEEYLGATNKRKRRELEYLFREENYPHHLSSGPTMELGVDIGDLDALLLYGTPPNMNAYLQRVGRAGRRSHSSMVHSVSQRNPIDYYYYDHPDELIDTDPTPVPLNEHNEEVLRVSLSWGIFDYVAANFTIPWDVSHHGRARSIDDGDTYHRRSILDESEREDASKLTHVMSLGANTLSLGADDSKLDVFGEVVDDHKRDIADYLDTFLDYRYCEDCERRYAVGDARETCIKSDCDGEIRYAKDEFGHLVEDALENFDERYITGYREYNRTLEDELSDLKRRNSRLRRDQQRAGSDERARIMRQRRGLKDRIEVLGDYLSDLGDTSYFDFLRKSRGSKYDFSMRSVATTAGLTLVDEGYNRRNVGNQESGRAMQMALSELHPGAAYLDSGETYTVSRVRLDDKTSSDLRDTVSEAIDGDHLAEDLICPACNTSYDLAADECDCESDVPLKRRRLAMLDSVEAYHDNLKLTAEGDEARHLHDEPNKPVQNTYAERETSIIEFDSERAFELQDADGEPLGTIEYGDYSVLIHTESYKTKYKSGEVDPRATLFEVCGEENCPGIIYLDDDDGRRCSADPEHFPDGRGADSEFIRLGYQYDTQGIRVDLQDLDLSHTLAHGLRVALQYLGGVNIRDLAEYVGEEHVDVFESQEGGADVARLLFEQTGEEFQAFGRAVGLMHDQFDCDCESGCPSCLYQYGCDVRNDQRSFDRERLGDILSGGDVTIRSTANHVIDEQLTD from the coding sequence ATGAAAGACCCTGCCGCCCGCGCGGAACAGATGCAGGAAGCCTACCACGACTACTTCGTTGGTCGTGGTGGACGAGCAGCGCGCACTGTCGCCAACCGGCTTGTCGAAGGTGAAGACGCTCTCACTGGAATGCGCGGTCCGTACCTCCAGGCACTCGATATCCCGAACTGGAGTGGTCGCTCGTGGGACGCCTTCGCTCGCTCGGAATACCTCGAACCGCATATCCGCCGTGCGTTCACAAAGATCGGCTTCGAGCGTCTCTACGACTTCCAAGAGCGTAGTATCGAAGCCATTCTCGATGGTGACGACACCGTCATTACGGCCGCAACGGGACGCGGGAAGACCGAAGCGTGGCTCATTCCGATCCTCAACCGCATTCTCAAGAACAAGCGCTACGGACAAAGTGACGACGACACGAGCGTCAAGGCCACTCTCATTTATCCGACGAAGGCGCTCGCACAGGACCAACTGAAGCGTCTCCTTCAGTACCTATACCTCATCAACAAGCAGCTAACGTCCGAACAGCAGATCACGGTCGGCATCTACGACGGCGATACCCCACGAAATGTCGGCGAGTCGGGGGCTGAGGGATACCTCAACGCGACGTTCCGACACTTCGAGTGTCCGGGGTACAATGACGAACTTGCCAAGTGTCAAGACTGTGGTGGCGGCGTCCGTATCCGGAACACTGGTGCTCGGTTCAAACTCATTCCCGAAAAAGCGCACTGCGAGGACGACGATCCGAATGATGTTCCGCTCGATTTCCTGCGCCTGACTAAAAACGACATCCTTGAGGACGGTGTCGATATCCTGCTCACCAACCCAGACACGATAAATTACCGTCTCATCAACACCAACGCCGAGGACGAACACGAACGATTCATCTACGAGCCCGAATTTCTCGTCTTCGACGAGGTGCATACCTACGATGGGTTGTTCGGGAGTTACACGTCGATGCTAATGAAGCGGGTTCGGTCTCTTCGGGAAGAACGTGGCGTCGACGACCTGCAACTCATCGCGAGCAGTGCGACTGTCGAGAACGACCTCGAACTGTTCCAGAAGGTCAGCGGTGCCGTCGACGTCAATCAAGTGAGCGAATCTCCTCGCGGCCTCGATGGTAACGTTCCAGAGAAGGTGCCAGAAGCGCTGACGTCGTACAGTCTGTCGGTCGACAGAATTCTGCGTGCGATGACCGCGCCGGACGACGTGGTCCCCGGTCTCGACGCGTTCGACTACACGCTGGAGGACGCGTCGAGGTACGATCGTACCCGCAGGGAGACTCTGGTGAGCGACGCACTCTTTGACCACCTCACCGAAGTCGAGAACGACCCTGGCGCACAGGTCGTTCGCTACGTCCATCAGTTGCTGTACGACGAACCACTCACGCAGTCACAACTGCACGACGAGTTGGCGACGGTCCTGGACCTTGACGCTGAGGAAGCATCGACACTGGTGTCGAACGTCCGGACCCTTGGTGAGCTCTCCGGCATGCTGGAGAACCGGAGTCATGTGTTCTCTTGGCCGATTGATGGCTTTTACACGTGCCCGTTGTGCGATGCGACGTACCGTTCGCCACAGGACGACTGCCGTGAGTGTGGGTTCGATTTCGTCACGCGCTCCACCTACTGTCGGCACTGTAGTGATGAGCATCTCGTCGCGTGGTACTGCCCGAGTTGTGATCAATTAGAACCGTACACGCCGACTGAGCACGGAACGATCGACCAAGACGAGGAACACGTCTGCCGCCGATGTGAGGACGTGCGCGACGACATCGTTCAGATGGTACGTGCGACGTTCCAGCCATTCCTCGAGTGCCGCAACTGCAGGCACCGAACCGAGCGAACGACGATCCGGGACTGTCCCGAGTGCGACTCCAAGACCGTCAGGACTGAAGAAGAATCGTTCACCTGCGTTAATCCGCAGTGTGAGGCGACCCAAGAGGCCGAACGTGTCTGTGAGAACTGTGACGGGACCGACTTCGCCCTCGCCACCATCGATGGACGATTCGATTGCCCGGACTGTGGTGAGACCTACGAACACCCCAAACAGGCCCCTGACCAGTGTGTCGACTGTGGTTCCTCGCTCAGTTTGACGAGATTCCTCCCGTGGGTCTGTGACAACAGCGACTGTAGTCGGATTCACTTCGAGGAAAGCCCCAATCGATGCGACTGTGGATCGTCCACGTTCGTGAAGCGTGGGCTCTTTGAAATCCATCACGATCAGCACTGTCGGTCATGTGAGACTGCGTTCATCGGCGACGAAGGGTGCGAGTGCGATGATCCGGACGTCTACCCACGGACCGGCCACCATCAGGCCTATAAGACAATCGACATCCACGGTCGGATTCATACGATGAGTTCACAGCGGTCCGCTGTCCCGTGCCCGCACCCGTACGCACGGTATGAGATCGACCGCCGGTTCGATGAACTGATGCGGGGACCGAGCAATCTTGCGGTGACGACCTCTCAGTATATGTTGCGCCGAGTCGCAGACGAGGAAGGCCAACAGGCGGCGAAACTCCTGTCGTTCGCCGATTCACACCGGGATATGAAGGAACTCAGTCGGGATTTCTCGGAACCTGAAGCCGAGACCCTCCTCGATCAACTGGTGATCGAGAGTATCTCGTCCCATAACGGTGGGAACCAGTGGAACACATTCGATCAAGTTCTCGAAGACACGGCAGACATCGTCGATGAGGTTAACGATGCGCTGGAACCCCCGCAAGTCACGAGGAGTGTCGAGTTCGACCTACTGTCGCGTTTGAAAGACCAACCCCGGAAGCGCTGGGACGACGGGGACGCGCTTCGGGACCGACTTGCCCGTCGCGCTCTCAAGCACACTTACAGCCAGCGCTTGGGCGAGCGGGATGGGTCCCTTGCGGAGGAGGGCCTGATCGATGTTCGCTTCGCGCCCGGTCTTGACGACCTCGCAAACGACGAGCGCACAATCGTCCGCGAACTCGCTGACGAGGGCAACGACTATCGGGTGGCGAACTTCGACCAGCCGAGTCCCGACCAGTCCGCCGAAGCGGTCATCGAAGAACTGGTCGACCGCAACATCCTCGCCTACGGGAACACCGAGGAGTATGTCTCGTTCGATCCATCAGCGCTCGCCATCACGGCCGCGGGCGACGGGGACGGTATCCGGTTCGATCCAGAGTTAGAGCGCTACTACACGACGCTCGACCACCAATTCGGTCTGGACACGCAGGCTGCTGTCCGGTCGGAAACGTCACTCGCCGAGCGAGCATCGATCTCACACCCCCGATTCACCCAGCGTGCACACCGCGCTGAACACTCTCAGACACGGATCCTCATCTCTGAAGAATATCTTGGGGCAACGAACAAGCGTAAGCGCCGAGAGTTGGAGTATCTCTTCCGCGAAGAGAACTACCCCCACCACCTCTCTTCGGGACCGACCATGGAACTCGGTGTCGACATCGGTGACTTAGACGCACTCTTACTGTACGGGACGCCACCGAACATGAACGCGTACCTCCAGCGAGTCGGACGTGCGGGGCGTCGCTCTCATTCCTCGATGGTCCACTCGGTCAGCCAGCGCAACCCCATCGATTACTACTACTACGATCACCCGGACGAACTCATCGATACCGACCCGACTCCCGTTCCGCTCAACGAGCACAACGAGGAGGTTCTACGCGTTTCGTTGTCGTGGGGGATCTTCGACTATGTGGCGGCCAACTTCACTATCCCATGGGACGTTAGTCACCACGGTCGCGCTCGCTCGATCGATGATGGAGACACTTATCACCGACGAAGCATACTCGATGAGAGCGAACGCGAAGATGCCAGTAAGCTAACTCACGTGATGTCCCTTGGTGCCAATACATTGTCCCTCGGTGCTGACGACTCGAAGTTGGACGTGTTCGGTGAAGTCGTCGACGACCACAAACGAGACATCGCTGACTACCTCGATACGTTCCTCGATTACCGGTATTGCGAGGACTGTGAGCGACGATACGCCGTTGGCGATGCCCGTGAGACGTGTATCAAAAGCGATTGTGACGGAGAAATCCGGTACGCCAAAGACGAGTTCGGCCACCTCGTGGAGGACGCTCTCGAGAACTTCGACGAGCGTTACATCACCGGATATCGCGAGTACAATCGAACGCTTGAGGACGAATTGTCCGACCTGAAACGACGCAATTCTCGGTTGCGTCGCGACCAGCAGCGAGCCGGATCAGACGAGCGTGCGCGCATCATGCGTCAACGCCGTGGCCTCAAGGACCGCATCGAGGTTCTGGGAGACTACCTCTCTGATTTAGGAGACACGAGTTATTTCGACTTCCTCAGAAAATCCCGCGGGAGTAAGTACGACTTCTCGATGCGGAGCGTCGCCACGACGGCCGGGTTGACCTTGGTCGACGAAGGCTACAACCGTCGGAACGTCGGCAACCAGGAAAGTGGACGGGCAATGCAGATGGCGCTCTCGGAACTCCATCCCGGTGCTGCCTATCTCGACAGCGGCGAGACGTACACCGTCTCCCGCGTCCGACTCGACGACAAAACCAGTTCAGACCTCCGTGACACGGTGAGCGAAGCCATCGATGGGGACCATCTGGCCGAGGATCTCATCTGTCCGGCGTGCAACACCTCATATGATCTTGCTGCCGACGAGTGCGACTGCGAGAGTGATGTGCCGCTCAAACGCCGACGGCTGGCGATGCTCGATTCAGTCGAGGCCTACCACGACAACCTCAAACTGACCGCGGAGGGCGACGAAGCACGCCACCTCCATGACGAACCGAACAAGCCGGTTCAGAATACGTATGCTGAGCGAGAGACGTCGATCATCGAGTTCGATTCGGAACGTGCGTTCGAACTCCAAGATGCCGACGGAGAACCCCTTGGAACGATCGAGTACGGAGACTACTCGGTTTTGATACACACGGAAAGCTATAAGACCAAGTATAAGTCGGGTGAGGTTGATCCGAGAGCGACATTATTTGAGGTCTGTGGCGAAGAGAACTGTCCAGGGATCATCTACCTCGACGATGACGACGGTCGTCGGTGCAGTGCCGACCCCGAACACTTCCCTGACGGCCGCGGTGCTGACTCCGAGTTCATCCGCCTCGGGTATCAGTACGACACACAAGGTATTCGTGTCGACCTTCAGGACCTCGACCTATCACATACGTTGGCTCATGGCCTCAGAGTCGCGCTACAGTACCTCGGCGGCGTCAACATCCGTGACCTCGCCGAATACGTCGGCGAAGAGCATGTGGATGTCTTCGAATCCCAGGAAGGCGGAGCCGACGTCGCGCGACTTCTCTTCGAACAGACTGGTGAGGAGTTCCAAGCGTTCGGCCGGGCAGTCGGACTTATGCATGATCAGTTCGACTGTGACTGCGAAAGCGGGTGCCCGTCCTGTCTTTACCAGTACGGTTGCGACGTCAGAAACGATCAGCGCTCGTTCGACCGGGAGCGTCTTGGGGATATCCTCTCCGGCGGCGACGTGACGATCCGATCGACCGCGAACCATGTTATCGACGAACAGCTAACCGACTAA